One window of Mauremys mutica isolate MM-2020 ecotype Southern chromosome 6, ASM2049712v1, whole genome shotgun sequence genomic DNA carries:
- the HTR1A gene encoding 5-hydroxytryptamine receptor 1A — translation MDVANTTTSPTEQSSARGQGAAVTLSYQLLTSLFLSALILCALLGNACVIAAIALERSLQNVANYLIGSLAVTDLMVSVLVLPMAALYQVLNKWTLGQVTCDIFISLDVLCCTSSILHLCAIALDRYWAITDPIDYVNKRTPRRAAVLISLTWLIGFLISIPPMLGWRTPEDRSDPDACTISKDHGYTIYSTFGAFYIPLLLMLVLYGRIFRAARFRIRKTVKKAEKKKIADTCLTVSPDSQQKKSNGEPSKSWKRTVEPKPSACVNGAVRHGEDGAALEVIEVQHYHNSSKTHLPLPSDPCSTPLAPSFEKKNERSTEAKRKMALARERKTVKTLGIIMGTFILCWLPFFIVALVLPFCDSECYMPDWLGAVINWLGYSNSLLNPVIYAYFNKDFQSAFKKIIKCKFCRQ, via the coding sequence ATGGATGTGGCCAACACCACTACCTCCCCCACCGAGCAGTCCTCCGCCAGGGGCCAGGGCGCCGCGGTGACCCTCAGCTACCAGCTCCTCACCTCGCTCTTCCTGAGCGCCCTCATCCTCTGCGCCCTGCTGGGCAACGCCTGTGTGATCGCGGCCATCGCCCTGGAGCGCTCCCTGCAGAACGTGGCCAACTATCTCATAGGCTCCCTGGCCGTCACCGACCTGATGGTCTCGGTGCTGGTGCTCCCCATGGCCGCCCTCTACCAGGTGCTGAACAAGTGGACGCTGGGGCAGGTCACCTGCGATATCTTCATCTCCCTGGACGTGCTGTGCTGCACCTCCTCCATCCTCCACCTGTGCGCCATCGCCCTGGACAGGTACTGGGCCATCACCGACCCCATAGACTATGTCAACAAGCGGACTCCCAGGCGGGCGGCTGTGCTCATCAGCCTGACCTGGCTCATCGGCTTCTTGATATCCATCCCGCCCATGCTGGGCTGGCGGACGCCCGAGGACAGGTCGGACCCCGACGCCTGCACCATCAGCAAGGACCACGGGTACACCATCTACTCCACCTTCGGCGCCTTCTACATCCCCCTGCTGCTAATGCTGGTGCTCTACGGGCGGATCTTCAGGGCGGCCCGGTTCCGGATCCGCAAGACCGTCAAGAAAGCGGAGAAGAAGAAGATCGCCGACACCTGCCTGACTGTCTCCCCGGACAGCCAGCAGAAGAAAAGCAACGGGGAGCCCAGCAAGAGCTGGAAGCGGACGGTGGAGCCCAAGCCCAGCGCTTGTGTCAACGGGGCCGTGAGACACGGGGAGGATGGAGCCGCTCTGGAGGTCATCGAGGTCCAGCACTATCACAACTCCTCCAAAAcccacctgcccctgcccagcgaCCCCTGCAGCACCCCGCTGGCCCCGTCCTTCGAGAAGAAGAACGAGAGGAGCACCGAGGCCAAGAGGAAGATGGCTCTGGCCAGGGAAAGGAAAACGGTCAAAACCCTGGGCATCATCATGGGCACGTTCatcctctgctggctgcccttctTCATCGTGGCCCTGGTCTTGCCCTTTTGTGACAGTGAGTGCTACATGCCGGACTGGCTGGGGGCTGTCATCAACTGGCTGGGCTACTCCAACTCCCTCCTCAACCCCGTCATCTACGCCTATTTCAACAAAGATTTCCAAAGTGCTTTTAAGAAAATTATCAAGTGCAAGTTTTGCAGGCAGTGA